The DNA region AACGAGGGGCTCGTTGGACGATGCTACGTTGAGAAGAAAACCATTTTAATGGTTGATGTGCCGCGCGACTATATCAAAATAACTTCAGGGCTGGGCGAGGAAAATCCGCGTTGTGTGCTTATAGTACCCCTTATAGCAAACGATATTGTTCAGGGAGTAGTTGAGCTAGCCACTTTCACACCATACCAGAAATATCAGATTGATTTTATTGAGAAGCTAGCTGCTAGCATTGCCGCAACCCTTGCAAGCGTTAAAATAAACATGCGTACGGCTCAACTCTTAACCCAAACCCAACAGCAAGCTGAGGAAATGCGGGCGCAGGAAGAGGAGATGCGCCAGAACATGGAAGAGTTACATGCTACCCAGGAGGAGATGGAGCGCAAGCGTCACGAGCAGGAAACAATCCAAGCCCAACTTCGCGAGGATAAAACTATTCTTGAAAGTTTACTCCTGAATTCAAGCGACCTCATCTTCCAGAAGGATGCCGACGGTCGCTACCGCCGGATTAGCAATTCATTAGTTTCGCTACTTGGCCTATCATCCGTTGAGGAGGCAATTGGTTTAAGCGAGTTTGACCTCTTGCCTGAGGATACTGCCCGTAAACTTTGGGATTTAACCGAGGATGTTGCTCGCAAGAAAAGCCCGGTAGTTGACCGCAAGATTTCACTCACCTTTGCCAACGGTCAGGAGATGAAAGGCTCTGTAAGCTTATACCCATTAACCTCTGACGCTGGAAGTATAATTGGGGTACTTGGTATTTTTAGGCAGAAATAGATTTTTTATTTCATCGTTCATTTAAGGGGTAATAGCCAATGCTTTACCCCTTTTTTAATTGTCAAATAAAGCATCATTTCCAAACCAAAAACTTGAATCAATGACTAATTGTTAGGAATATTTATTTTGTAATATACCCATTTTTCTTTTTAAAATCCGCCACAAAATATCTCTGTCATGCTGAGCTCGCCGAAGCATCACTTTGTTCCTTTATTCCCTTTTGACTGATTTTTCAGAAATCGCTCTTTGCATTGCCTTTCTATTGCGATGCAACGAATTACCCTTACTCTTTGGTATACCATTGCGTGCATCGCTATACGGGTGGGAGTAGTTAAGGAGTTACAAATGTTTAGCCCCTACAGGGCAGGATGCGTTGTTCGTTGTTCGTGAATCGTTGTTCGTGAGTGCCATTCTGTGTAACACCGTGTTACACTGTGTAACCCTGTGATACCAGTTTAGTTGATAGTTGATAGTTAATGGTTGATAGCATAAGAGATTACCTAAAATCTTGAATCTGAAATTTTAAATTTTATCCTTTAACCTAAAAAAACAAACACCACCACTCTGCACACCTAGAATATTATTCTTTAGCAAGTTCAGGATGTTATTGGAGACATAATTCTAAATAGTATTGATTGATAAACATCAATACTATTTTTGCTTAAAATAGAATTAGTCTAAATAAATTTGCGGCGAAAACAATTAATAATAATGCCGTTATGAAAAGAGTTTTGTATGTATTTGGTTTTTTTGTGATTTCGTTTGGTCTTAAGGCCCAAACCGACACCATTCCCAGTCAGCAGCAAAATACTGCTCAAACACTAATGAGCAGTAAACCAGGGCTTCAAATTGGGGGATACGGTGAGGTTCACTATAATCAACCGTTAAAGAGCAACACCCACAACCTAGGTACGCTCGATGCTCATCGTATGGTGCTGTTCTTTGGTTACAATTTTTCCAGTAAAACGCAGTTTGTAACCGAGGTTGAAATTGAGTATGCCAGGGAGGTTTGGGTTGAGCAAATGTTTATTCAATACAGGTTAAACAGGTATGCAAACTTTAGAGCTGGAGTACTGCTTGTGCCAATGGGTATTATTAATGAGTACCATGAACCAACCGCTTTCAATGGTGTTGAACGCCCGATTATCGACAACAAAATTGCGCCCACAACCTGGCGCGAGGTAGGGCTAGGCTTCCAGGGAAATGTTTCTCAGGCCAAAACCAGGTATCAGCTCTATGTAGTAAACGGGTTAAATGGTTACGATGGAACCAATGCTATGTTTTCCGGTAGTAAGGGACTTAGGGAGGGACGTCAAAAAGCCTCAAAGGCTTACATGAACCAACCTGCATTTACTGGTAAACTGGAGTTTTATGGGGTTAGAAATCTTAATGTTGGATTATCGGGCTATTTTGGAAAATCGAATAGCAAACTTTACTCGAACCTCAGTAAGGATAGCCTCGCAAAAATCCAAAGGGCCGACTCATCGGTTGTTGGAATATCAATGGTTGGTTTAGATACTCGTTACAATTTCAAAGGCGTTAAGCTTACTGGCCAACTTTACTACATTTCACTTTCTAATACCAATGAGTATAATGTATATACCAAGACTGGTACCAAGCTTAACGATTTAGGAAGTGCTATGCTCGGTTACTACGTTGAGGTTGGGTATGATATATTTCACATGATGGCTGACACTAAGAAAAGCTTAATGCCCTTTATTCGTTATGAGGCTTACAACACTCACCATTCAGTTGAGGCACCAGTTGTAACAAATAAAAGTTATAGTAATACTATCATCACCACAGGCTTGACCTACGCTTTAGAAAAAGGAGTAGTACTTAAGGCAGATTTACAGTTCTATAAATCCAAAGCCGAAAACTCATTTAACAAGACATTTAATGCGGGTATAGGAGTGAATTTTTAATCTTGTTGTATGAAACTGTTGATGGCAATTTTTTGGGTTTTATTAAGCTTGCAGGTTGGCTCTGATATCAACTTTGAGCCCAAACAGCTTAGTAGGGAGATTAAGAGAATTAGCGGGAGTCAAACGCCCATTGCCAAGGAGATTATGGCCTATAAAACAGGTAAATTCTTCACTTATACCAATGCTAACCCGGTTTCATTTTCCTATGTAGGAAGGGTATTTACATGCAGAACCGAAGGTTGCAAGGCTTCCGATGATAATGTTAATGCCAATGGGTCTGAGTACTTTGATTACTTTATCCTTTTCGACAGGTCGGGTAAAATTCTCTCACTTCAGATTTATAGCTTTGAGGCCACTCACGGCCAGGAAATCACCCTAAAGAGTTGGTTAAATCAATTTGTTGGCTACAACGGAAAAAATACGCTGACAGTAGGCAAAGAAATTGATGCAATATCAGGCGCTACCACTTCGGTTCATCGCTTAACAGATGATGTAATTGATAAAACCCGAAAACTTCAGGAAATACTGCATCAGTAATGTTAGACTCTAACACCAAATAATAAAAAAAGCCGGGCTTAACCCGGCTTTTTTGTTGAAAACAATATTTTACTTTGCAATTTTATCACCATCGTACGCCCACTTTACATAGGCTGCACCCCAGGTAAACCCTGCACCAAAGGTTGCAATAATTATATTATCGCCCTTGCGAAGTTTCGATTCCCATTCCCAAAGGCATAGAGGAATTGTGGCACTGGTTGTATTGCCGTAGCGCTGTATGTTAATCATCACCTTATCCTTGTCAATTCCCATGCGATTTGCGGTTGCTTCAATTATTCGCATGTTTGCCTGGTGTGGAACAAGCCAAGCCAAATCCTCAGGCTTGATATTGTTGCGCTCCATCATCTCAACCGACACATCGGCCATGTTTGAAACAGCAGCTTTGAAAACGGGTTGGCCTTCCTGGTAAATGTAGTGCTGGCGCTTGGCTACAGTTTCGAACGAAGCAGGGTAGCATGAACCACCGGCCACCTGGTGAAGGTGTTTGCGTCCTGACCCATCAACCTGCATCTTGGCGTCTATAACGCCAAAGCCATCATGGTTAGGTTCTAGGAGCACAGCTGCTGCTCCGTCGCCAAAAATGGGACAGGTGGTGCGGTCAGTGTAATCGGTTATGGACGACATCTTGTCGGCGCCAACCACCACAACCTTTTTATGTGAACCCGACTCCACAAACTTTGATGCTGTAACCAAAGCATACAGGAAGCTTGAACAGCCTGCATTCATATCGTAACCAAAAGCATTCTTAATCCCGCACTTATCGCTTATAATGTTAGCGGTAGCTGGGAACTGCATGTCGGGAGTAACTACGCCGCAAATTAGCATGTCCACCTCATCGGGGTGGGTGTTGGTTTTACGGAGCAGCTCGTTAACGGCATGAACTGCCATATCGGAAGTTCCAAGCCCTTCGCCCTTTAGTATTCGGCGCTCCTTAATACCAATACGGGTCATTATCCACTCATCGGTGGTATCGACCATTCTACTTAACTCCTCGTTGGTGAGGATATACTCTGGCACATATCCTCCAACGCCAGTAATTGCGGCAGTAATTTTTCCCATAGCTACATAAATGCTTGTTTAATTTTTTCGCAAAGGTCCGATACTATAACCTCGCGGGTTTGTTTAATCATATTCATTATAGCCACGGGGCTCGATGCTCCATGGGCAATTATAACGGGTTTATTAACCCCAAGAACTGGCGTGCCACCGTAGTTCTCGGAGTTAAAACGCTCAATGAACTTATTTTCAGGGCTAAATTTCTTAAGCAGGTGGTAGAACGCCTCAGCCTCCTTGAGTACTACGTTACCCACAAACCCATCGCAAACTACCACATCGGCCTTTTTATCGTGGAATAGGTGATGGCCCTCAACGTTTCCAACAAAGGTATAGTCGGTTGAGTCCTTCATCATCTCAAAGGCGCTTTTGGTTACCAGGTTGCCTTTCTCCTCCTCCTCGCCAATATTCAGTAGGGCAACCCTTGGGTTATCAATGCCAAGCACTCGCTGGGCGTAAATTGAACCCAGTTTACCATACTGGTAAAGTACGTCGGGACGGCAATCGGGGTTTAAACCCACATCGAGAATAACATTAAGCTTACTTTCGGAAACAGGGATAAAACCGGCAATTCCGGGACGTATAATACCGGGTATTTGCTTTATCACCATGAAGGCGCCAACCATCATGGCTCCAGTGCTGCCAGCACTGGCAAAACCATCAATTTTGCCAGCTGCCAAAGCCATAAAGCCTTTAACTATACTGGAATCGGTTTTCTTTGCAAATGCTTTCGATGGGAGATCGCCCATTTCAATCACCTCAGAGGTGTGAACTATATCAAAATCGGTAGGATTTGCATTTTCACGGGCAAGGATTTCAAGAATCCTTTGCTGGTCACCGAAAAGCACAATGCGCTCATCGGCATTAAGATGCTTGAGGGCTAAAACTGCACCCGATACAACAGCATCGGGTGCAAAATCGCCGCCCATTGCATCAACGCCAATTCTAATCATCAATGCAGGGGTTTATAAAATTCATTTTTAGGCGTTAACTGCCTTCTCGATTGCTAACTTACCACGGTAATAGCCGCACTCAGGGCAAACCCTGTGATATTCAACTGCTGCTCCGCAGTTTGAACATGTTGAAAGGGTTGGAGCTTCGGCTTTGTAGTGAGTTCTACGCTTGTTTCTTCTCTGTTTAGAGATTCGTGATTTCGGATGTGCCATTTTTCAACAAATTATATAGTCCAACTTAGTTATTATTGTTCAACAAATCCTTTAAAGCCTGCCAGCGAGGGTCAACCTCAGCCTGGTCATCGTCTTCAAACTTGATGTACTTTAGCATTTCCTGGTCGCAATCCTCAATGCTGGATCCTTTTAACCCATGGTACCGCTTTAGCGGTAAACTCAGGTGAATGCTCTCGTACAGGTACTGGGCAAGGTTTACCTCATGGTCATCCTCGGTTAGGAAGATTATATCGGCTTGATCCTCAACCTCCTCGTTTCCAATTTTTGCCACAAGAAAACCCTTGTACTCAATTGGCAGGAAGAATTGTTCCAAGCACCTATCGCAGGTAACCTTTACCTTTCCTTTTATCACTATGTCAAATTCAAGCAGGTTATTCTGCTTGTTCATCATAACTTTTGCTGTGAGCGTGCCTTCCTTAACCTCACCCTCAGGGAACTCAGCAAAAAAATCGTTGTTTATTTCAAAATCAAACGAGTGTTTGCCAAGCTTAAGTCCCTTGTAACTAATTGAATATGCGCCTAAAATGCTTGCCACTTTCTCACAAAATCAACGTGCAAAGTTATAAAAAATCAATTCAACCCAAAAAAAGTTAAAAATATTCATCAAAAAAGTACCGTTCCGCTATGCTTTAGCCCTACGTTTACGCTCGTTTTCGTCGAGGTATATTTTTCGTAGGCGTATGGCTTTAGGGGTAATTTCAACGTATTCGTCCTCCTGGATGTACTCAAGTGCCTCCTCAAGGCTAAACTTGATGGGGGGAGCAAGGAAAATCTTTTCGTCGGAACCTGAGGCGCGCATGTTGGTAAGTTTTTTGGACTTGGTAACGTTAACAACAATATCGCCTGAGCGGTTATTCTCGCCAACCACTTGGCCTGTGTAAACCTCCTCATGCTCATCGATAAAGAACCTACCCCTGTCCTGTAGCTTGCCCAGGGCGTAAGCATAAGCGGTACCGCTCTCCATGGCAATTAGTGAACCATTGGTGCGGGTTTCAATCTCGCCCCGGTAGGGCTCAAATGCTTTAAAGCGGTGCGCCATGATGGCTTCGCCGGCAGTAGCCGTTAGAATGATGTTACGGAGCCCAATAATACCGCGCGAGGGTATCTCGAACTCAAGATGAACACGGTCGTGGCGGCGATCCATTGAGATTAGTGTACCCTTGCGGCGGGTAACCTGCTCAATAGCCTTTCCCGATACATCCTCAGGAACATCAATGGTTAGGTACTCAATGGGTTCGTGCTTTACTCCATCTATCTCCTTAATAATTACCTTGGGCTGACCAACCTGAAGCTCATACCCTTCGCGACGCATGGTTTCAATAAGCACGGAAAGGTGGAGTACTCCACGACCGTAAACGGTAAAGGCATCGGCCGAATCGGTTTCCTCAACCCGAAGGGCTAGGTTTTTTTCTAGCTCCTGCATTAGCCTATCCTTTAAGTGACGCGAGGTAACGTATTTCCCGTCGCGACCAAAGAACGGAGAGTTGTTTATGGTAAATAGCATGCTCATGGTAGGCTCATCCACGGCAATGGTAGGAAGTGGCTCGGGGTTTTCGTAATCGGCTATGGTATCGCCAATGTCAAACCCTTCAATGCCAACAAGGGCACAAATATCGCCTGAGCTTACCTCGTCAACCTTTTTGCGTTCAAGACCTTCAAAAACGAGTAGTTCCTTGATCTTTGTACGCATTACTTGTCCGTTTCGCTTTGCCAACGATACGTTTTGGCCTGCCCTTAGGGTTCCCCTGTGCAGCTTGCCTATGGCAATCCGGCCAACATAGTTTGAGTAGTCGAGCGATGTAATAAGAAGTTGAGGCGTGCCTTTTAGCTGTTTTGGGGCTGGCACATAGTCAATAATACAATCAAGCAGAGGGGTTATATCGTTTGATGGCTTCCGCCAGTCGTTGCTCATCCATCCCTGTTTGGCGCTTCCGTATATGGTAGGGAACTCGAGCTGTTCCTCTGAGGCATCGAGGCTGAACATTAGTTCGTAAACCTGCTCCTGAACCTCCTCAGGGCGACAGTTTGGCTTATCAACCTTGTTAATCACCAGAATTGGTTTTAAGCCTATGGCTAAGGCTTTTTGAAGAACAAAACGGGTTTGGGGCATAGTCCCCTCAAAGGCATCTACCAGAAGCAGTACACCGTCGGCCATGTTTAGAACGCGTTCAACCTCGCCTCCAAAATCGCTGTGGCCGGGGGTGTCAATTATGTTGATTTTGTAACCCTTGTAGTTTACCGATACGTTTTTGGCCAGAATGGTTATGCCACGCTCACGCTCCAGGTCGTTGCTATCCAAAATCAGCTCGCCCGGGTTCTCATGATCTTTAAAAAGTTTACCCTGAATGATCATTTTATCCACCAGCGTGGTTTTCCCATGATCCACATGTGCAATAATTGCAATGTTTCTGATACCCTTCATCCCCAAAAAATTAGCCCGCAAAGTTACAGCTTTGAAATGAATATTTTTCCATATAATTAGTATTTTAGCGTAAATTAATGAATAATTCAAACAGCCATGACTAAATTACTTACCACTATCCTGTCAGTAATACTTACCATTTCTGTAAACGCTCAGGTAACCGACGCTGAAAATCAGCTTAAAGAGATTAAAACCGATTCGCTTTCCGGATGGAAGAAAGGGCTGGCCCTGGGAATTAATGCCAACCAGACCTCGTTAACCAATTGGGCGGCTGGCGGACAAAGCTCATTTGCACTAAATACCGTTTTTACAGGGTTTGTTAGCTACAAAAGTCCCAAAACTGCTTGGGATAACACTATTGACTTGGGCTACGGATTTCTGAGCCAGGAGGATGTTAAGTATACCAAAAAAACCGACGATAAAATTGACTTAATGTCAAAATTTGGACGTGAGGTCTTCAAAAACTTTTACTATGCCATTTTGCTGAACTTTAAAACACAATTCACTACTGGTTATAAGTACCCAACCGATAGTACCCGACTGAAAATTTCGAACTTTTTTGCTCCGGCATACCTGGTTGGGGCATTGGGTATGGATTATAAACCGAACACCCACCTGAGTGTTTTTGCAGCGCCGTTAACCGGAAAGCTAACCTTTGTTACGGACACCATGCTATCGAATGCAGGTGCATTTGGCGTGAAAAAAGGGGAAACACTCAGAGAGGAAATTGGCGGTTACGTGAGAGTGGTTTACACCAAGAATGACTTTAAGGCCGAATGGCTCAAAAATCTCACCTTTACCACTAAACTCGACCTATTCTCAAACTACCTTGATAACCCTCAAAACGTTGTAGTTAACTGGGAAACGCTTGTAATTATGAAGGTTAACAAGTACATCAATGTTAACCTGGCGACCCAGCTAATCTACGATGACAAGGTTAAGATTAGTAAGGATAACAACGGCGATGGTGTAATTGATAGCAGTGGGCCACGTGTTCAGTTTAAGGAGATTTTTGGCGTGGGTATTACCTTCAAGCTTTAGCCCTTTTGATTTTTGGGCAAAATGACTTAGCTTTGAGTTGATAAATTTTTGTTTATGCCTTTGCTCAACTCTATCCTGAACTGGGTTAATACTAAGCGCTTATACAGCATCGATCTTTTCCGGAAATACCCTTTTGAGGTGCAACGCGATGTGCTTTTTGAGCTTTTAAAACAAGGCTCAAAAACGGAGTATGGAGCACGATATGGCTTTGATGGCATCAGAACCATTGAAGAATTTCAGAAGCGAGTACCCCTTGTTGACTACGAAACCATTAAGCCATACATTGAACGGTTGAGGCAGGGCGAGGAAAAGTTGCTTTGGCCAACCGATATTAAGTGGTTTGCCAAGTCATCGGGAACTACCCAGAGCAAGAGTAAGTTTATACCAGTTAGCAACGAGGCGTTGGAGGATTGCCATTTCAGAGGCGCTCGCGATGTACTTGCCATTTACATGAACCTTTATCCTGAAAACAATTTGTTAAGCGGAAAAGGACTTACCCTAGGCGGTAGCCACCAGGTTGATAACTTTAATATGAATTCCTTTTACGGCGATTTATCGGCTATTCTGATTGAAAATCAACCCTGGTGGGCTGAGTTTATCAGAACCCCAAGCCAAAAAGTGGCATTAATACCCGATTGGGAGGAGAAACTGGAGAAACTCACTCACGAGACCCTTAACGAGAATGTTACCAGCCTGGCAGGAGTCCCTTCATGGAATCTGGTAATGATTAAGCACCTACTGAACTACACAGGCAAAAGTAACTTGCTTGAGATATGGCCAAACCTTGAGCTTTTCATGCATGGCGGAGTAAGTTTTGCCCCATACAGGGAGCAGTTTCAAAAAGTTATCCCATCGCCTAACATGCACTACATGGAAACATATAATGCCAGCGAGGGTTTCTTTGCCATTCAGGACGACCCTGCGTCGGATAGCATGTTGCTTATGCTCGACTACGGTATTTTTTATGAGTTTGTTCCTCTCGATGAGCTTACCAAACCTAATCCTACAGCCCTTACCATTGCCGATGTTGAGGTTGGAAGGAATTATGCCATGGTCATTACCACCAATTCTGGCCTTTGGCGTTACCTAATTGGCGATACTGTTACCTTTACCTCAAAACATCCTCATAAAATCAGGATTACTGGCAGAACCCGTCACTTCATCAATGTTTTTGGCGAAGAGGTTATTGTTGAAAACGCTGAGCGTGCGCTTGAAAAAGCCTGTAAGGCTACCGGAGCATTGGTTGCTGAGTACACAGCTGCTCCCGTTTACATGGGAACTGACCGTAAGGGATGCCATGAATGGTTCATTGAGTTTGTAAAACAGCCAAGCAGCATCGAGGAGTTTGCTCGAGTTCTTGACTCAACGCTTTGTGAGGTCAATTCCGACTATGAGGCAAAACGCGCTAAAAATGTAACTCTCGATTTTCCAGTGGTTACGCAGGCCGCTCAGGGGACATTCTTTGAGTGGATGCGCCAGCGCGGTAAATTGGGTGGGCAGAATAAAGTTCCTCGGCTTTCGAATACTCGCGAGTATATCGATGAGCTGCTTGCCATTCATAACCAGCTAAAAAGTAAGTAGTCATCAAAATAGATAGGATTTATTTACATTTTTGACACATTCATCAATCTACAAGCTGTTTTACCTTGCCGATTGAAATCCAATTTGTATCTTTAGAAACGAAAACGCGAATTACCAACCTTAAGTAATTATTTTAAGTTATGCATATAGCCATTGCGGGTAATATTGGTTCTGGCAAAACAACCCTAACGGGTTTACTGGCCAAGCACTACAAGTGGAAACCCCAGTACGAGGATGTTGATGAAAACCCATACCTTAACGACTTTTACGAGGATATGCAGCGCTGGAGCTTCAACCTCCAGATTTACTTCCTAAACAGCAGGTTTAGTCAAATAGTGGAGATTCACCGTAGCGGCCACGATGTTATTCAGGACAGAACCATTTACGAGGATGCCCATATTTTTGCTCCAAACCTCCACGACATGGGATTGATGAGCACCCGCGATTTTAACAACTACCTTTCCCTGTTCAACCTTATGACCTCACTGGTTAAGCCGCCCGATTTGCTAATTTACCTTCGTGCCACAGTGCCAACGCTGGTAAGGCAAATCCAGAAACGCGGACGCGATTACGAAAAAAATATCCGCCTCGATTACCTCCAGCGCCTTAATGAACGCTACGAGGCATGGATTGAAGGCTACAAGTTAGGCAAGCTGCTAATAATTGACGTTGACAATCTGAATTTTCCCGATAGACCCGAAGACCTCAGGTTTATCATCAATAAGATCGATGCGCAAATACATGGGTTGTTTTAGATAAGAAAAGGGAGTCAAAAAAAGACTCCCTTCAATTTTTATCTATGAGATTGACAGGTTGATAAAGGTATCAATCTTTCTGAAAGGATGATTTCTTTAAATCACACCCAATTTCTTGCCCACCTTTGTGAACTTTTCAATGGCAAACTGGATATGTTCGCGGGTGTGAGCTGCACTTATCTGAACCCTTATGCGGGCTTTACCTTTAGGAACAACAGGATAGTAGAATCCAATTACATAGATTCCCTCATCAAGCAGTGCCGCAGCAAAATCCTGTGAAAGTTTCGCATCGTTAGGTAAATGTCCAAGCATAATTGGAGTAATTGGGTGAACCCCTTCTACAATACGGAAGCCTGCATCTGCCATTCCCTTACGGAATAGCTGAGTGTTTTCCCAAAGCCTATCGCGTAGTTCGGTAGTTTCGGTAAGCATGTTAAGAACCTTAAGTGTTGCTCCGGCAATGGAAGGCATGAGCGAGTTTGAAAAAAGATAGGGGCGCGAACGCTGACGGAGCATGTCGATAATCTCCCTACGACCAGAGATGCAACCACCCGATGCACCTCCAAGTGCTTTTCCAAACGTGGTTGAAATAACATCGACCCTGCCTAGTGCATTGCAGTACTCAGCAGTACCACGACCGGTTTTGCCCACAAAACCTGTAGCATGTGAATCGTCCACCATTACCATGGCGTCGTACTTATCTGCTAGGTCGCATATCTTGTCAACCTGAGCAATAATTCCATCCATTGAGAATACACCATCGGTAACAATCATTTTGTAACGGCAGTTGGCGGCCTCTTGAAGTTTGGCCTCCAGGTCGGCCATATCGTTATTTTTGTAGCGGAATCGCTGAGCTTTGCAAAGCCTAACACCATCAATGATTGATGCATGATTAAGTTCGTCGGAAATAATTGCGTCCTCCTCGCCTAGTATGGGCTCAAAAATACCACCGTTTGCATCGAATGCCGATGAGTAAAGAATTGTATCCTCGGTCCCAAGAAACTCGCTTAGCTTACGCTCAAGCTGCTTGTGTAGGTCCTGCGTACCGCAAATAAAGCGCACCGACGACATGCCAAAGCCCCACTCGTCAATAGCCTTTTTGCCTGCCTCAATAACTGCAGGATGCGACGAAAGGCCAAGGTAGTTATTGGCGCAGAAGTTTAAAACCTTTTTGCCGTTGGCAACTATTTCAACTCCTTGTGGGGTAGTGATAATGCGTTCGGTTTTGTAAAGCCCTTCGGCCTTGATATTCTCAAGCTGTTGCTGTAAATCGTTTTTGATTTTTCCGTACATAGCTGTGATTTTTTTATTACGCACAAAGTTAGCAGAAAAAGTTTATGGTGATTCTCAGGTGATGAAATCAAAACCATTCCTGTTGCGGAGGATGAATGTAGGCAATAGTTAAATGCATTCCCCAAAACTAAAATGGGACGATGGGTAATTGTTTAATCCGTTTCAGCTTTTAAATACTATAAACCCAATCTCCTTAGGATGATCCATAAATATGAGATTTGAAGGGTATTTTAGCACCCGTATCAGAACTAGGATATCGCCGCCGGCTGCTGAGGTAAGAAAAATACCTGAAACTAGTAACCAGCCGTTAGCTGTTACCATGGCGATAATTATTGGGATTACGCCAGTAATAAGCCCTGGCATTATGCCTCCTAGCATGTAGTGTTTGCGTTTCATTGGTTCGTTGCAATGGCAGTAGGGAGTAAGGTATGACCATTTAATCCCAAAATGTATGGACTTGAATCCGTTTTTTGCAAAAAAAGCCCACGTTACACCATGTAATCCCTCGTGTATGAATATAAGCAGAACGAATGCAACCAAAATTTGCAGCTGGTGATTTTTCAAAAAAATCACACCGTTGGCAAGTGGCTCAAAACCATAAATAAGAACAAAGGGGATAATTGCAATTGCTGCAATTGGGAAGAGCATTAAAAGGGCTAGCCTGTTAGCCTTGCCAACCTCTATAACCTCTTCTGTTTGATTGGTGTCTATTTCCATTAATGAATATAACAATAATTTCAAAGTTAAATTCAATTATTCTATCATTAAACTATTTTGATAAAATTTTTAATAGAAATTTGGATTATTAAAATCCTAAAATATTTTAAATTTACAAAACTATGTACTCTGGAAAAAGTAATGAGATTTTTATAATCTTTAAACCATGGTTCGTTAAAATCATCTAATTAATTGAGTTATTTATATTGTACGATATTACATATTTCTTGAGTCTATTAATGGATTTTAAGTAAAAATTTCTATGAAACTTCTTATGTTATCCTTAATGATCAACTCTTTTTTGATTAGTGCTTGCGGTACAAATGCTTTAACTAAACGGACGATACATTCCGAAATTGTCAAACTTGCTCAGCAAAATAATTTTTCGGGATCACTCTTAATAGCATTTAATGACTCTGTAATTGTAAACTATGCTAGAGGATATCTGAATAGTAATAAAAAAGAGGAGATAACAACCGAAACTCC from Tenuifilum sp. 4138str includes:
- a CDS encoding deoxynucleoside kinase, which produces MHIAIAGNIGSGKTTLTGLLAKHYKWKPQYEDVDENPYLNDFYEDMQRWSFNLQIYFLNSRFSQIVEIHRSGHDVIQDRTIYEDAHIFAPNLHDMGLMSTRDFNNYLSLFNLMTSLVKPPDLLIYLRATVPTLVRQIQKRGRDYEKNIRLDYLQRLNERYEAWIEGYKLGKLLIIDVDNLNFPDRPEDLRFIINKIDAQIHGLF
- the kbl gene encoding glycine C-acetyltransferase translates to MYGKIKNDLQQQLENIKAEGLYKTERIITTPQGVEIVANGKKVLNFCANNYLGLSSHPAVIEAGKKAIDEWGFGMSSVRFICGTQDLHKQLERKLSEFLGTEDTILYSSAFDANGGIFEPILGEEDAIISDELNHASIIDGVRLCKAQRFRYKNNDMADLEAKLQEAANCRYKMIVTDGVFSMDGIIAQVDKICDLADKYDAMVMVDDSHATGFVGKTGRGTAEYCNALGRVDVISTTFGKALGGASGGCISGRREIIDMLRQRSRPYLFSNSLMPSIAGATLKVLNMLTETTELRDRLWENTQLFRKGMADAGFRIVEGVHPITPIMLGHLPNDAKLSQDFAAALLDEGIYVIGFYYPVVPKGKARIRVQISAAHTREHIQFAIEKFTKVGKKLGVI
- a CDS encoding DUF3267 domain-containing protein, with the translated sequence MEIDTNQTEEVIEVGKANRLALLMLFPIAAIAIIPFVLIYGFEPLANGVIFLKNHQLQILVAFVLLIFIHEGLHGVTWAFFAKNGFKSIHFGIKWSYLTPYCHCNEPMKRKHYMLGGIMPGLITGVIPIIIAMVTANGWLLVSGIFLTSAAGGDILVLIRVLKYPSNLIFMDHPKEIGFIVFKS
- a CDS encoding GH3 auxin-responsive promoter family protein, with the translated sequence MPLLNSILNWVNTKRLYSIDLFRKYPFEVQRDVLFELLKQGSKTEYGARYGFDGIRTIEEFQKRVPLVDYETIKPYIERLRQGEEKLLWPTDIKWFAKSSGTTQSKSKFIPVSNEALEDCHFRGARDVLAIYMNLYPENNLLSGKGLTLGGSHQVDNFNMNSFYGDLSAILIENQPWWAEFIRTPSQKVALIPDWEEKLEKLTHETLNENVTSLAGVPSWNLVMIKHLLNYTGKSNLLEIWPNLELFMHGGVSFAPYREQFQKVIPSPNMHYMETYNASEGFFAIQDDPASDSMLLMLDYGIFYEFVPLDELTKPNPTALTIADVEVGRNYAMVITTNSGLWRYLIGDTVTFTSKHPHKIRITGRTRHFINVFGEEVIVENAERALEKACKATGALVAEYTAAPVYMGTDRKGCHEWFIEFVKQPSSIEEFARVLDSTLCEVNSDYEAKRAKNVTLDFPVVTQAAQGTFFEWMRQRGKLGGQNKVPRLSNTREYIDELLAIHNQLKSK